A single window of Microbacterium oryzae DNA harbors:
- a CDS encoding SDR family oxidoreductase produces the protein MARILIFGGHGKVALRLAPLLAERGDAVTGVIRNPDHEADVRAAGAEPVIADIETLDVDGLADLVRGHDAIVWSAGAGGGNPARTWAVDRDAAIRSMDAARAAGVSRYVMVSYLGAGPDHGVPEDDAFYAYAESKAAADEHLRGSGLDYTILQPGGLTLDEPTGLIETGDLGDGRVARGDVAAVAAAVLADASTIGRSIPFGNGSTPIAEAIAA, from the coding sequence ATGGCACGCATCCTGATCTTCGGCGGACACGGGAAGGTCGCGCTGCGCCTCGCGCCGCTGCTCGCCGAGCGCGGTGACGCCGTCACCGGCGTCATCCGCAATCCCGACCACGAGGCCGACGTCCGGGCGGCCGGCGCCGAGCCGGTGATCGCCGACATCGAGACGCTGGACGTCGACGGCCTGGCCGACCTCGTCCGCGGGCACGACGCGATCGTGTGGTCGGCCGGTGCGGGAGGCGGGAACCCCGCGCGCACCTGGGCCGTCGATCGCGATGCGGCCATCCGCTCGATGGACGCCGCCCGTGCGGCCGGCGTCTCGCGGTACGTCATGGTGTCGTATCTCGGCGCGGGGCCGGACCACGGCGTTCCCGAGGACGATGCGTTCTACGCCTACGCCGAGTCGAAGGCGGCCGCCGACGAGCACCTGCGCGGCAGCGGTCTGGACTACACGATCCTGCAGCCGGGCGGCCTCACCCTCGACGAGCCGACCGGCCTCATCGAGACCGGCGACCTGGGCGACGGACGCGTCGCGCGCGGCGATGTCGCGGCCGTCGCAGCCGCGGTGCTCGCCGACGCGAGCACGATCGGCCGCTCGATCCCGTTCGGCAACGGCAGCACGCCGATCGCCGAGGCGATCGCGGCGTGA
- a CDS encoding DUF2809 domain-containing protein — MSRRAVLAAAAAGTVAAGLAVHVALPASPATDGLGDVLYAVLVFLLVAFAAPRARVVAVSAVALAWCVAVELLQLTGLPAAWGSAAPPLRLVLGSGFAALDLLWYAVGVALAAGADAVLRRVRAPGRRPRGARASR; from the coding sequence GTGAGCCGCCGCGCCGTGCTCGCCGCCGCGGCGGCGGGCACGGTGGCCGCGGGGCTGGCCGTCCACGTCGCGCTGCCGGCGTCGCCCGCGACGGATGGCCTGGGCGACGTCCTCTACGCCGTCCTCGTCTTCCTGCTCGTGGCGTTCGCGGCGCCGCGTGCGCGCGTCGTCGCCGTGAGCGCCGTCGCCCTCGCGTGGTGCGTCGCGGTCGAGCTGCTGCAGCTGACCGGCCTCCCGGCCGCGTGGGGGAGCGCCGCGCCGCCGCTGCGGCTCGTGCTCGGCAGCGGCTTCGCGGCGCTCGACCTGCTCTGGTACGCCGTCGGCGTCGCCCTCGCGGCGGGCGCGGACGCCGTGCTCCGACGGGTCAGAGCCCCTGGCCGGCGTCCCAGAGGCGCTCGGGCGAGCCGTTGA